The DNA region CCCCCAGGGCCTTCTTGGCCTCGAGGGGTGCCACAATTTTCTGGTGGAACCGGTTCCGGACAATGAATATTTTGTCATCTTCGAGTCGGTTGAAGACCCGGATATCGGGCTGATCCTGACCGACCCGTTTCCCTTCTTTCCGGAATACGAATTTGATCTTGCGGAAGCCGATCAGCGGGAACTGGAAATCAAGAAAAAAGAAGAAGTGCTGGTGCTGGTCGTGGTAACCATCCGGGGGAAGAAAATGTTTGCCAACCTGGCGGCCCCGGTAATGGTGAATCCGGTTCTGAGGAAGGCAAAGCAGGTTATCCTTCCCGATCGGCTCGACAAGATAAGGGTGGCCTTGGATACATGAAAAAATGGAGCGGATGATGGGCGGTGCAAATCGATGCTGGTGCTCACCCGTAAGCTCGGCGAGAGTATAATGATCGGGGGGAATATAAAGATCACGGTGGTAACGATTGATGGCGGTGCTGTCCGCCTGGGTATCGAAGCACCCGCCAACGTGTCGGTTTATCGCCAGGAGCTTTATGAAGCGGTGAGGAAGGAAAATTTGCAGGCGATCAGATCGGCGTTGCAGTTCAAGAAAATACCGAGGCCGGGGATCGGCCGGCAGCGGAAATGAACAGGTGAATATTCAGGTTTCGTCCCGGCGCCTTTTAATTCAGGCGGGGGGGAGTTGATGGGGAAGAAGCCATTTTCCGGAGGGCGTTCCACGGGGGCGAATCAAATAAAAGACGGCAGGGAAGCCGTAAAAAAACTTATCAAGGAGGATGACATTATGAGGATCAACACCAACGTTTCAGCGTTGAATGCGTATCGGAACCTGTATGACACCGATATGAGGTTGAACAAGTCACTGGAGCGGCTGTCATCGGGACTGCGCGTGAACCGCGCGGCCGACGATGCCGCCGGATTGGCGATTTCGGAGAAGATGCGCGGCCAGATCAGCGGCCTGGACCAGGCCGTGCGCAACGCGCAGGATGGTATCTCCCTGATCCAGACCGCGGAAGGGGCATTGATCGAAACCAGCGCCATTCTGGTCAGGATGAGGACGTTGGCGGTGCAGTGCGCCACCGACACCTACCTGGATGCTGACCGTGCCCTGGCCCAGCTGGAGATTGCAGAATTGATCGATGAGATCGACCGCATCGCCAGTGACACCGAGTTCAACAAGATGGCGTTGCTCGACGGTACCTTTACAACCAAGCTCTTCCACATCGGCGCCAATGCAACCCAGAATATCTCGGTTTCGATTGATAATATGGATGCCACTAACTTGGGCGTTAACGCCGTGAATATCGATAGCCAGACTGGTGCAGACAGTGCCATCACAATCATAGATGGTGCCATCGAGGACGTTGCCGGAGAACGGGCCACACTCGGTGCGATCCAGAACCGGCTCGAGCATACGGTCCGGAACCTGAGCGTTGCTTCCGAGAACCTCTCCGCCTCCGAATCGCGCATCCGCGATGCGGACATTGCCCTGGAGACGATCGACTTCACCCGCAACCAGATCATGTTGCAGGCGGGTACGGCCATGCTGGCCCATGCCAACATAAGGCCGCAGGCAGTGTTGACATTGCTCAGCTAGTTATTTTCCAGGCGAGGGCCGGTTTTACACAGGCCGGCCCCGCTTTTTTCAAGAGAGGTGAGCTAGATGAAAGTTGAGAGTATCGACCATGAGGCGCTGGAACGCATGCAGGGCCAGGTGAACAGACAGGAAGTTAAAGAATCCGCAAAAATGGCGACCGATGTCAAGGCGAAGCAACACGAGGATGATCGGCTTTTCAAGGCATTGCCTTTTCAGGGCGACGAGACTTTTCAGGCCGAGATGGAGAAGGCAATAGTCAAGCTCAACGAGACGGCGATAACTTTTGATATCGGACTGAGGTTCAGAAAGCACGAATCTTCGGGGCGCTGGCTGGTGCAGGTATTGAATGTCACGGAAGACGAGATCGTCAGGGAGATACCTCCGGAGCAGGTTCTCAACCTGGTTGCCCAGATCCAGACCCTGATCGGGATATTGCTCGACGAACGGCGTTGACCGATAAATATACTTTATGAGAGGAAGTGAGGACCGTGAGTATGAGGACGATGGGGATTGCCTCGGGCCTTGATGTGAATGAAATCATAGAAAAACTGATGCAGCTGGAACGGCGGCCGATCACGCAGAACAATCTGTTGATCAAACAGACTCAGGACAAGATGGAGTACTGGCGCAGTCTGGCCACGAGACTGAAGGCGCTTGAGCAGAGTGCTGCTGATATCTTCCTTCCGGGAACATTCAAGGCTTTGCAGGCGGTTTCCTCTGCAACGGATATTGTCCAGGCAGATATTACCGGAGCGGCCCAGAAAGGGACCTACAATATTGATGTTGAGCAGCTGGCAACCAGGCATACCGTGGCCATGGGTCCGGCTGCAGGACAGGGGGCGGTGAGTGATGCCGGTGCATCTCTGGGGTTGTTCGGCAGTTTCCGTATCGGGGTCTCGGGCCAGG from Bacillota bacterium includes:
- a CDS encoding flagellar assembly protein FliW, with translation MKMNTSVKAAAPEKTSENRMYFPQGLLGLEGCHNFLVEPVPDNEYFVIFESVEDPDIGLILTDPFPFFPEYEFDLAEADQRELEIKKKEEVLVLVVVTIRGKKMFANLAAPVMVNPVLRKAKQVILPDRLDKIRVALDT
- the csrA gene encoding carbon storage regulator CsrA, producing MLVLTRKLGESIMIGGNIKITVVTIDGGAVRLGIEAPANVSVYRQELYEAVRKENLQAIRSALQFKKIPRPGIGRQRK
- a CDS encoding flagellin, with amino-acid sequence MRINTNVSALNAYRNLYDTDMRLNKSLERLSSGLRVNRAADDAAGLAISEKMRGQISGLDQAVRNAQDGISLIQTAEGALIETSAILVRMRTLAVQCATDTYLDADRALAQLEIAELIDEIDRIASDTEFNKMALLDGTFTTKLFHIGANATQNISVSIDNMDATNLGVNAVNIDSQTGADSAITIIDGAIEDVAGERATLGAIQNRLEHTVRNLSVASENLSASESRIRDADIALETIDFTRNQIMLQAGTAMLAHANIRPQAVLTLLS
- a CDS encoding flagellar protein FlaG, with amino-acid sequence MKVESIDHEALERMQGQVNRQEVKESAKMATDVKAKQHEDDRLFKALPFQGDETFQAEMEKAIVKLNETAITFDIGLRFRKHESSGRWLVQVLNVTEDEIVREIPPEQVLNLVAQIQTLIGILLDERR